Proteins from a single region of Penaeus monodon isolate SGIC_2016 chromosome 29, NSTDA_Pmon_1, whole genome shotgun sequence:
- the LOC119592221 gene encoding protein sel-1 homolog 1-like, translating to MTRLKAWWAVLLVTLACVVLVSAETTPTTLISADDQEQGEVEKNLESTETVNDEGDSASREEGAEEKDGETTADKEPKKPLTPKEIRANELYDAAMAILNQTKQDEKHAYTFLQSAAELGHTEALQKVAWARLLGKHLKQNITQAVEIFESLAMQGNADAQMGLGFMYATGIGKNSSQAKALVYYTFGALGGSQWAQMALAYRYWSGISVASNCETALTYYRKVSHTVADEVSLTRNRVVQRVRLLDEVDSPGSLSTPLDDDLIQYYQFLAEKGDVQAQVGLGQLHYQGGRGVEQDHQRALNYFVQAAEAGNANAMAFLGKMYLDGSSVVKQSNETALKYFKRAADQNNAVGQSGLGLMYLHGCGVPQDYQLALKYFTSAAEQGWVDGQLQLGNMYFSGMGVRRDYKMAIKYFNLASQSGHVLAFYNLALMQASGTGMVRSCHTSVELFKNVAERGKWGEMLMEAHSAYWDSRHTQALVTYMLLAELGYEVAQSNAAFLLDRHETELFKREESLARALMYWGRAASQGYAVARVKLGDYHYYGYGTSVDYETAAAHYRLASEQQHNAQAMFNLGYMHEQGLGLKQDMHLAKRFYDMAAEASADAQVPVALALAKLALLFTFKYLEDFKWTQLSKGSIEEFLGPDWDIYLMAVLSVIIAMLILFRRPPPPLAM from the exons ATGACGCGACTGAAGGCATGGTGGGCGGTCCTCCTGGTGACCCTTGCTTGTGTAGTGCTGGTGTCAGcagaaacaacaccaacaacg ctAATCAGTGCTGATGACCAGGAACAGGGTGAAGTCGAAAAGAATCTAGAATCGACAGAGACTGTAAATGATGAAGGAGACAGTGCCAGCAGAGAAGAGGGTgcggaggagaaggatggagagaccACGGCTGATAAGGAACCCAAAAAGCCATTGACGCCAAAGGAAATCAGAG cAAACGAGTTGTACGATGCAGCTATGGCCATCTTGAACCAGACGAAGCAGGATGAGAAGCATGCCTACACATTCTTGCAGTCAGCAGCAGAATTGGGGCACACAGAGGCTCTGCAGAAGGTGGCCTGGGCACGCCTGCTGGGGAAACACCTCAAGCAGAACATCACGCAAGCTGTAGAAATCTTTGAGAGCTTAGCCATGCAAGGCAATGCTGATGCTCAAATG GGATTGGGCTTCATGTATGCCACAGGAATTGGAAAAAATTCAAGCCAGGCAAAAGCACTTGTGTATTACACATTTGGTGCGCTGGGTGGTAGCCAGTGGGCACAGATGGCCTTGGCCTACAGATACTGGTCAGGCATTAGTGTAGCTTCAAACTGCGAGACAGCCCTTACCTATTACAGGAAGGTTTCACATACAG TTGCAGACGAGGTTTCCTTGACCAGGAATCGCGTAGTGCAGAGAGTGCGTCTGTTGGATGAAGTCGACAGCCCAGGATCCCTGTCAACACCCTTGGATGACGATCTAATTCAATACTATCAGTTCCTTGCTGAGAAAGGAGACGTACAGGCTCAG GTGGGTTTGGGTCAGCTTCATTACCAAGGCGGCCGAGGGGTGGAACAGGATCACCAGCGAGCACTTAACTACTTCGTACAAGCTGCAGAGGCAGGCAATGCAAATGCCATGGCTTTTCTTGGCAAG ATGTACCTGGACGGTAGCTCTGTCGTGAAGCAGAGTAACGAAACTGCTCTGAAGTACTTCAAGCGTGCAGCAGATCAAAATAATGCTGTTGGCCAGAGTGGCCTGGGTTTGATGTACCTCCATGGTTGTGGGGTTCCTCAAGACTACCAGCTAGCACTCAAGTACTTCACATCAGCAGCGGAGCAAGGATGGGTTGACGGCCAGCTGCAGCTCGGCAACATGTACTTCA GTGGAATGGGTGTGCGGAGGGACTACAAGATGGCCATTAAGTACTTCAACTTAGCCTCCCAATCTGGTCATGTTTTGGCCTTTTACAACCTGGCTCTCATGCAGGCCTCAGGCACAGGGATGGTCCGTTCATGCCACACTAGTGTTGAG CTGTTTAAAAATGTTGctgagagaggaaagtggggagagaTGCTGATGGAAGCTCATTCAGCATATTGGGATTCTCGACACACCCAAGCACTTGTGACATACATGTTACTTGCTGAGCTAGGGTACGAGGTTGCTCAGAGCAATGCCGCCTTTCTTCTTGATAGACATGAAACCGAACTtttcaagagagaagagagcttaGCCAGAGCACTCATGTACTGGGGACGTGCAGCATCCCAA GGCTATGCAGTTGCAAGAGTGAAACTgggtgattatcattactatggctATGGAACATCGGTGGACTATGAGACAGCCGCTGCCCACTACAGGCTGGCTTCAGAGCAACAGCACAATGCTCAGGCTATGTTTAACTTGGGGTACATGCATGAGCAAGGGCTTGGTTTGAAACAG GACATGCACCTTGCCAAACGATTCTATGACATGGCTGCAGAAGCAAGTGCTGATGCACAGGTGCCTGTTGCTCTGGCATTGGCCAAGCTAGCACTTCTTTTTACCTTCAAGTATTTGGAAGAT TTCAAATGGACGCAGCTGAGCAAGGGGAGCATAGAAGAGTTCCTCGGCCCAGACTGGGACATCTACCTCATGGCAGTCCTCTCTGTCATCATTGCCATGCTTATTCTCTTCAGAAGGCCACCCCCACCGTTGGCCATGTAA